The Terriglobales bacterium genome segment CGCCGTCTCCACCACGTACGCTGGCTCATTGCGCTTGCCCCGGTAGGGGATCGGCGCCAGGTACGGTGCATCGGTCTCGATCAGCATGCGGTCGAGCGGGACCTCCTTTGCGGTGTCCCGGATGTTCTGCGCCTTCGGGTAAGTCACATTTCCGGCGAACGAGATCATGAAGCCCATCTCCAACGCCGTCCGCGCATGCTTCAGCTCGCCGGTGAAACAGTGCAGCACCCCGCCCAGCCCGCTAGCTGCCCAATGCTCGCCCAGCAGGTGCAGCAGGTCCACCCACGCATTCTCGCTGTGGTCGCTGGGGCGGTTGTGGATGACGATGGGCTTTCCGCGCGCCCGCGCTACCTCCATCTGGCGCACGAACACCGCGCGCTGCACCTCGCGCGGCGAGTGATCGTAGTGGTAGTCGAGCCCGATCTCCCCCACCGCGATGACTTTGGGATGGCGTGCCAGCTCGTCCAGCTTCTGATAAGCGGCTTCATTCGCCAGCCGCGCCTCGTGCGGATGCACACCCGCCGTCGCCCAGATCCAGTCGTGCCCTTCGGCCAGCCGGCTCCCGCACTCCATCTCCTCGGGTCCGTTGCCATTCCCGATTGCGACCAGGGCCTCCAACCCCGCTTCCTGCGCCCGGAACAACACCTCTCCCCGGTCGTGCGCGAACTTCGGCCCGTCGAGATGGCAGTGGGAATCTACGAACATTGGGTGATTGAGTAATTCGGTAATTGAGTGATTGAGAGAATGATTCCGCCCCGAAACGCAGGTGCAATGACCCAATTACCCGATTTCTCAATTACCCGACCTACTTCAGTCTCGCCCCGACCGGCACATCCTCCAGGAATCCCGCCAGCACCGGCTGCCCATCCCCCACGCTCGCCGCCAGCAGCATCCCATTCGACTCCAGCCCGCGCAACTTCCGTGGCTGAAGATTGGCCACGATCACGATCTTCCGTCCGATCAGCTTCTCCGGCTCGTACGCCAGCGCGATCCCGGCCACGATCTGCCGCACTTCGTTTCCCAGGTCCACCTCGAGCCGCAGCAGCTTGTCCGCGCCCTTGACCTTCTCCGCGTGCTTCACCTGCGCTACCCGCAGCTCGATCTTGCTGAAATCGTCGATTGTGATCTTGGGCTGCTCCGCCGCGCTAGTCGCCGCCGCCGCCGGTCCGGTCACCGCCTGGGTCGCGGGCTGACCTGCCTGCGTCCCGCTTCCTGCCGGCTCGCTTTTCTGCGGCGCCTGTGTGCGCTGCTCTTCCATCTGCTGCATCCTCTCGATCGCGGATTTGTCGGCGCGCGGGAACACGCCCTCCACCTTGCCCAGCTTCGTGCCTACCGGAAGCTGTCCCCACTTCAATCCCGCCAATTTCAGTTTCTTGATTTCGCCCAGCCCGAGCTGCGCCCAGATCCTGGCGGTCGACTCCGGCAGCACCGGATGGACCAGCGCGGTCACGATGCGCAGTGCCTCCGCGCAGGTGTACAGGATGGTGGCCAGCCGCGCCCGGCTCTCCTCGTCCTGCTTCTCGCCGATGGCCCACGGCTCGTTCTCGACGATGTACTTGTTGACCGCTCCCACCAGCGCCCATGCCGTCTCCAGCGCCCGCGAGAACTGGTAGTCGTCGAACTGCTCGCCGAACGTCTTGATGGTCTCCTTCGCCTGCTTGGCGATCGCGTCGTCGGCGGCGGTCCGTGCCACCGTCCCCGACGGATAGGGCACCTCGCCCTTGAAGTAGCGGCCGATCATGGACAGCGTGCGGCTCGACAGGTTGCCGAGATCGTTCGCCAGGTCGGCGTTGAAGCGCTGCACCAAGGCGTCGAAGGAGAACGACCCGTCCTGCCCGAAGACGATCTCGCGCAGCAGGAAGTAGCGGAGCGCGTCGTAGCCGAGCGTGTCGCCGATGGTCTCCGCCCGCACGATGTTGCCGCGCGACTTCGACATCTTGCTCTCTTCGAACAGGATCCAGCCGTGCACCACCACCGAGCGCGGCAGCGGCAGCCCCGCCGCCATCAGGAACGCCGGCCAGTACACGCAGTGGAAGCGCACGATCTCCTTGCCGATCATGTGCACGTCCGCCGGCCAGTATTTCTTGAACCGTTCCTGGTCCTTTTTGTCCGGCGAGCCGTAACCGATCGCCGTGATGTAATTCGAGAGCGCGTCCAGCCAGACGTAGATGACGT includes the following:
- a CDS encoding TatD family hydrolase, with the translated sequence MFVDSHCHLDGPKFAHDRGEVLFRAQEAGLEALVAIGNGNGPEEMECGSRLAEGHDWIWATAGVHPHEARLANEAAYQKLDELARHPKVIAVGEIGLDYHYDHSPREVQRAVFVRQMEVARARGKPIVIHNRPSDHSENAWVDLLHLLGEHWAASGLGGVLHCFTGELKHARTALEMGFMISFAGNVTYPKAQNIRDTAKEVPLDRMLIETDAPYLAPIPYRGKRNEPAYVVETAREIAELRGITRDTVGRATTENFYRFFKLK
- the metG gene encoding methionine--tRNA ligase; its protein translation is MADKPDQPAKFYITTPIYYVNARPHIGHAYTTIACDAIARRKRMLGIDTFFLTGTDEHGQKIGRSAEAAGKSPQQFTDEVAAEFRALWDGMGMSYDKFIRTTSAEHKRGVQEIFRALKQNGTIYKGKYTGQYCVFDELYVDAVGPGAPCPECGRPTETVSEENYYFKLSAFEDKLLKLYQEQPGFIRPETRRNEVASFVRSGLRDLSISRSSFKWGIPVPDDPEHVIYVWLDALSNYITAIGYGSPDKKDQERFKKYWPADVHMIGKEIVRFHCVYWPAFLMAAGLPLPRSVVVHGWILFEESKMSKSRGNIVRAETIGDTLGYDALRYFLLREIVFGQDGSFSFDALVQRFNADLANDLGNLSSRTLSMIGRYFKGEVPYPSGTVARTAADDAIAKQAKETIKTFGEQFDDYQFSRALETAWALVGAVNKYIVENEPWAIGEKQDEESRARLATILYTCAEALRIVTALVHPVLPESTARIWAQLGLGEIKKLKLAGLKWGQLPVGTKLGKVEGVFPRADKSAIERMQQMEEQRTQAPQKSEPAGSGTQAGQPATQAVTGPAAAATSAAEQPKITIDDFSKIELRVAQVKHAEKVKGADKLLRLEVDLGNEVRQIVAGIALAYEPEKLIGRKIVIVANLQPRKLRGLESNGMLLAASVGDGQPVLAGFLEDVPVGARLK